The Pseudomonas oryzicola genomic sequence CAGCCCCGAATACATTCCCCACGCGCTCAACCTGTACCTGCTGGGTGGGGTGGTACTGCAGTGGCTGATCGGCCCGCTGGCCGACCGCTATGGCCGGCGCCCGTTGCTGCTGGCCGGCTGTGCCTGCTTTGGCCTGGCCTGCCTGGCAACCTTCTGGGTCGACAACATCGGCCTGTTCAACCTGTTGCGCCTGCTGCAGGGCATTGGCCTGGGCTTTGTGGTCACGGTCAGCTACCCGGCCCTGAACGAAGCCTTCAGCGAGGCAGACGCCGTGCGCATGATGGCGCTGCTGGCCAATATCGCATTGTTGTCGCCCCTGCTCGGGCCGCTGGTGGGTACCTTGTTGCTGCAGTGGCTGGATTGGCGCTGGCTGTTCGTCGCCTTTGCCGTGGGCGCGGTCCTGGCCTGGCTGCTGCTGTACCGGCTGATGCCGGAAACCCTGGGAGTGGAGCGCCGGGACGGTTCGCGCCTGGCATTCACGCCGATTCACCTGTTGCCGCTGCTGGCCGGCTACGGCCAGTTGCTGGCCAACCGCCGTTTTGTCGCTGGTAGCGCAGCCCTGGGCCTGGTCGGCCTGCCGTTGATTGCCTGGATCGGCTTGTCGCCGGTGCTGCTGATCCACGATGAGGGGCTGAGCACACTGGAATACGCCTTGTGGCAACTGCCGGTATTTGGCGGGTTGATCCTGGGCAACCTGATCATCAACCGTATCGCCGAGCGTTACCCGCTAGCGTCGCTGGTGCGTGGCGCGCTGTGGCCATATCTGGCCGGCCTGGGCCTGATGGTGCTGGCGACCTGGTACTGGCCGAGCGTGAGCAGCGTGGTGGCAGGCATGTCGCTGTATGCGCTGGGGCTGGGCGTGGCCAATGCGGTGCTGTATCGCATGACACTATTCGCCAGTGAGCAGAGCAAGGGCCTGGTCTCGGCCATGCTGGGGATGATCACCATTGCCTTGCTGGGGTTGGGCGGCGCGCTGCTGGCAATGATTGGCGCCGGCGCCAGTTTGCTGCATTTTGCCCTGGCGGCAGGTGTGGCGGGGGTACTGGCGCTGTGGCCGTTGTGGTTCGTGGTGGGGCAGCGGCCTGGGGCAGGGGCTGTTGCCGAATGATCTTTTTGTCTGACCCGAGCTCCTCGCGGGTAAGCCCGCGAAGAGCTCGGGTCGGACTGTAGAGCTCTCTCAGGGCCGCTCGGCTGCTGAGTTTTCCGCTGCCACCGGTTTGCCCGGCCCAGCCTCCTGGCGCCACTGCAGCGCAATCAGGATCAGGGTCGGTACGCCCAGCAAGGCGGTGATCAGGAAGAAGTCGTGGTAACCGAACTTCTCCACCATGACCCCCGAATAGCCGCCGATCAGGCGCGGCAACAGCAGCATGATCGAGCTGAGCAAGGCGTACTGGGTTGCCGAGAACTTCAGGTTGGTCAGGCTCGACAGGTAAGCGACGAAGGCCGAGGTGGCCAGGCCGGAGCTGAAGTTGTCCAGCGAAATGGTCACCACCAGCATCTGCAGGTTCGGGCCCATGTCGGCCAGCATCAGGAACAGGATGTTGGTAGCCGCCGATGCTGCACCACCGATGAACAGGATCGGCATGATGCCGAAGCGTACGATCAGCAGGCCGCCAACCCCGGCGCCGACCAGGGTCATGATCAGGCCGAAGATCTTGCTGACACTGGCGATCTGGTCCTTGGTGAAGCCCATGTCGATATAGAACACGTTGGCCATCACGCCCATCACCGTATCCGACATGCGATACGTGGCGATCAGGCCGAGCAACAGCAAAGCCTGCCAGCGGTAGCGGGCAATGAAGTCGTTCACCGGGGTC encodes the following:
- a CDS encoding MFS transporter; amino-acid sequence: MKPLLYITPLRALLFGLTLALFELLTYLASDAVMPAMPVVIGDLNASPEYIPHALNLYLLGGVVLQWLIGPLADRYGRRPLLLAGCACFGLACLATFWVDNIGLFNLLRLLQGIGLGFVVTVSYPALNEAFSEADAVRMMALLANIALLSPLLGPLVGTLLLQWLDWRWLFVAFAVGAVLAWLLLYRLMPETLGVERRDGSRLAFTPIHLLPLLAGYGQLLANRRFVAGSAALGLVGLPLIAWIGLSPVLLIHDEGLSTLEYALWQLPVFGGLILGNLIINRIAERYPLASLVRGALWPYLAGLGLMVLATWYWPSVSSVVAGMSLYALGLGVANAVLYRMTLFASEQSKGLVSAMLGMITIALLGLGGALLAMIGAGASLLHFALAAGVAGVLALWPLWFVVGQRPGAGAVAE